From Sphingomonas bisphenolicum, one genomic window encodes:
- a CDS encoding LptA/OstA family protein, translating to MKRTLILLSTGFVGAAAMMFAGASAPSFAQVFKNHDSNAPVNFNADRIEVQDRADRVVVSGNVVVTQAGMTLNAARMTVAYSKQPSGGTNGVDIDRIDASGNVVVTKADQTARGNVAIYDLNSKLITMLGNVTLTQGANKLTGGRLVMDLNSGRSTVDGRSSGGVPGAATSPSGRVSGTFTVPQRKN from the coding sequence ATGAAACGCACCCTGATCCTGCTCTCGACCGGCTTTGTGGGCGCCGCCGCGATGATGTTCGCCGGCGCCAGCGCCCCGTCCTTCGCGCAGGTGTTCAAGAATCACGACAGCAACGCGCCGGTCAATTTCAACGCCGACCGGATCGAGGTGCAGGACCGCGCCGATCGCGTCGTCGTGTCGGGCAATGTCGTGGTGACGCAGGCGGGCATGACGCTGAACGCCGCCCGCATGACCGTCGCCTACAGCAAGCAGCCGAGCGGCGGGACGAATGGCGTGGACATCGACCGGATCGACGCATCGGGCAATGTCGTCGTGACCAAGGCGGACCAGACCGCACGCGGCAATGTCGCCATCTACGACCTCAACAGCAAGCTCATCACCATGTTGGGCAATGTCACGCTGACGCAGGGGGCGAACAAGCTGACCGGCGGGCGGCTGGTGATGGACCTCAACAGCGGCCGCTCCACTGTCGATGGCCGTTCGTCGGGCGGCGTGCCGGGCGCCGCGACCAGCCCCAGCGGGCGCGTGTCGGGCACCTTCACGGTGCCGCAGCGGAAGAACTGA
- a CDS encoding HAD family hydrolase, which produces MTQSLRQSAPSLIASTLPNPVRAVIFDMDGTLLDTEAAHRRAFAQTGDAIGWPMADDLLLSMVGIHRDENERMLAAHLGPDFPLARFYADSDALFEAAVEAGIPLRPGAQLLLDHLAQAGIPMALATSTAAPYAQQRLEKSGLLHYFDVVVTRSDVDQPKPHPQPYLLAARLLGVDPAHCVAVEDSHAGVRSATAAGIATVMVPDLLPPTEELTLACAQILPSLTDLRDLLLATE; this is translated from the coding sequence ATGACCCAGTCGCTGCGCCAATCCGCCCCATCGCTCATTGCATCCACCCTGCCGAACCCGGTGCGGGCCGTCATCTTCGACATGGATGGCACCCTGCTCGATACCGAAGCGGCGCATCGCCGCGCCTTTGCGCAAACGGGTGACGCGATCGGCTGGCCGATGGCGGACGACCTGCTGCTGTCGATGGTCGGCATCCATCGCGACGAAAATGAGCGGATGCTGGCCGCCCATCTGGGACCGGACTTCCCGCTCGCCCGCTTTTATGCCGACAGCGACGCCTTGTTCGAGGCAGCGGTTGAGGCCGGCATCCCGTTGCGCCCCGGCGCGCAGCTGCTGCTCGACCATCTGGCGCAGGCGGGCATCCCCATGGCGCTCGCCACCTCGACCGCCGCGCCCTATGCGCAGCAGCGGCTGGAGAAGAGCGGCCTGCTGCATTATTTCGACGTTGTCGTGACGCGCAGCGATGTTGATCAGCCCAAGCCGCATCCGCAGCCCTATCTGCTGGCGGCGCGCCTGCTGGGCGTCGATCCGGCGCATTGCGTTGCGGTGGAGGACAGCCATGCCGGCGTCCGCTCTGCTACGGCAGCGGGAATCGCGACGGTGATGGTGCCCGACCTGCTGCCGCCGACCGAGGAACTGACGCTCGCCTGCGCGCAGATATTGCCGAGCCTCACCGACCTGCGCGACCTGTTGCTGGCGACGGAATAG
- a CDS encoding GGDEF domain-containing protein — MHFYLATSFIFPRSLRLRLFTLCFIATHMPLLAYLGWGFASGRIALAEFVLLTLATIIGTGIALLGIGALLNPIHALAETLHRGEDVAPALPDVGDVIHTLYAGVQRVASATRERLDDLHQAAHEDPLTGIANRRGFLAHIDALPDHRRKGCIAIIDIDYFKRVNDLLGHEEGDRVLASFATRLSALVRRVDMVARWGGEEFAIFFQDCIEDEASWSLARIASRMRSEPIGRVQDRPISFSAGVCRWTGGELDAALRRADDALYEAKQSGRDRVCRAAPILQEL, encoded by the coding sequence ATGCATTTCTACCTCGCCACCTCCTTCATCTTTCCGCGCTCGCTGCGCCTGCGACTCTTCACCCTCTGCTTCATCGCGACCCATATGCCGTTGCTGGCCTATCTGGGCTGGGGCTTCGCCAGCGGCCGCATCGCGCTCGCCGAGTTCGTCCTGCTGACGCTGGCCACGATCATTGGCACCGGCATAGCCCTGCTGGGCATCGGCGCACTGCTCAATCCGATCCATGCGCTGGCCGAAACGCTGCATCGCGGCGAGGACGTCGCCCCTGCGCTGCCGGACGTCGGCGACGTCATCCATACCCTTTATGCCGGGGTGCAACGCGTCGCCAGCGCCACGCGCGAGCGGCTGGATGACCTGCATCAGGCCGCGCATGAAGACCCGCTGACCGGCATCGCCAACCGGCGCGGATTCCTGGCCCATATCGACGCGCTGCCGGATCACCGGCGCAAGGGCTGTATCGCGATCATCGACATCGACTATTTCAAACGGGTCAACGACCTGCTGGGCCATGAGGAGGGCGACCGGGTGCTGGCCAGTTTCGCGACCCGCCTGTCCGCACTGGTCCGCCGCGTCGACATGGTCGCCCGCTGGGGCGGCGAGGAATTCGCGATCTTCTTCCAGGATTGTATCGAGGACGAGGCAAGCTGGTCGCTGGCGCGGATCGCCAGCCGGATGCGCAGCGAACCGATCGGCCGCGTGCAGGACCGGCCGATCAGCTTTTCCGCCGGCGTGTGCCGCTGGACCGGCGGCGAACTCGATGCGGCGCTGCGCCGCGCCGACGACGCGCTGTACGAAGCCAAGCAGTCGGGCCGCGACCGCGTCTGCCGTGCCGCGCCGATCCTGCAGGAGCTTTGA
- the egtB gene encoding ergothioneine biosynthesis protein EgtB, with amino-acid sequence MAKSWTDAHQDDLEERYRAVRALTEALAAPLSDADATVQSMPDASPAKWHLAHVTWFFETFVLRDHVAGYRPFDPRYAFLFNSYYEAEGARHARPMRGMLTRPSLTEVRAYRAHVDAALTGALGMLPQPARALVTLGLQHEQQHQELLLTDLLHLFSLNPLEPALFGAPSAAPVALPGPLHWIEGREGLVEIGEDGRGGFAFDCEGPRHKALLHPHTLAHRPISNGEWIAFIEDGGYRTAAHWLSDGWAWVQNEGVDAPLYWKPSEQGWTRFGLDGRQPVNPAAPVTHISLYEADAYASWAGARLPTEAEWESAAQNVAAVSGNQLDGPDSPRPRPAEDGSALTQMFGDVWEWTGSAYRPHPGFRAAPGAVGEYNGKFMSGQFVLKGGSCATPRGHARSSYRNFFYPHQRWQFTGLRLAKDL; translated from the coding sequence ATGGCGAAAAGCTGGACGGACGCGCATCAGGACGACCTGGAAGAGCGCTATCGCGCCGTCCGCGCCCTCACCGAAGCCCTGGCCGCCCCGCTTTCGGACGCCGACGCCACGGTCCAGTCCATGCCTGACGCGTCGCCCGCCAAATGGCATCTGGCGCATGTGACCTGGTTCTTCGAAACCTTCGTCCTGCGCGACCATGTGGCGGGATACCGCCCCTTCGATCCGCGCTACGCCTTCCTCTTCAACAGCTATTATGAGGCTGAGGGCGCGCGCCATGCCCGGCCGATGCGGGGGATGCTGACCCGCCCCTCGCTGACCGAGGTTCGGGCCTATCGCGCCCATGTCGATGCGGCGCTGACGGGCGCGCTGGGCATGTTGCCGCAACCCGCGCGGGCGCTCGTGACGCTGGGATTGCAGCATGAACAACAGCATCAGGAACTGTTGCTGACCGACCTGCTCCATCTCTTCTCGCTCAATCCGCTGGAACCGGCACTGTTCGGCGCGCCCAGCGCTGCGCCCGTCGCCCTGCCCGGCCCGCTCCACTGGATCGAGGGGCGCGAGGGGCTGGTCGAGATCGGAGAGGACGGGCGCGGCGGTTTCGCCTTCGATTGCGAGGGCCCCCGGCACAAGGCATTGCTGCATCCGCACACGCTGGCGCACCGGCCGATCAGCAATGGCGAATGGATCGCCTTCATCGAAGATGGCGGCTATCGCACCGCGGCGCACTGGCTGTCGGACGGCTGGGCCTGGGTGCAGAATGAAGGCGTGGACGCACCGCTCTACTGGAAGCCAAGCGAGCAGGGCTGGACCCGTTTCGGCCTTGACGGCCGCCAGCCGGTGAACCCCGCCGCGCCGGTCACCCATATCAGCCTGTACGAAGCCGACGCCTATGCCAGTTGGGCGGGCGCGCGATTGCCCACCGAAGCGGAATGGGAAAGCGCGGCGCAGAATGTCGCGGCGGTCAGCGGCAATCAGCTCGACGGCCCCGACAGTCCCCGGCCGCGCCCGGCCGAGGACGGGTCCGCGCTGACGCAGATGTTCGGCGATGTGTGGGAATGGACCGGCAGCGCCTATCGCCCCCATCCCGGCTTTCGCGCGGCGCCGGGCGCCGTCGGCGAATATAATGGCAAGTTCATGTCCGGCCAGTTCGTGCTGAAGGGTGGCAGTTGCGCCACCCCGCGCGGCCATGCGCGGAGCAGCTACCGCAATTTCTTCTACCCCCATCAACGCTGGCAGTTCACCGGACTGCGGCTGGCCAAGGATCTGTGA
- a CDS encoding cold-shock protein, whose translation MSFDRGRRGGRGKDKRDGFGDDNFYDQGGRGGGGFGGGFGGGDRFGGGGGGFGGDRGGFGGGDRGGGFGGGRSGGGFGGGGGGGFGGGGGGGRGMPAQVVGEGKGVVKFFNGQKGFGFIVRDDGGEDVFVHISAVEQAGLTGLAEGQPLGFTLVDRGGKVSATDLVIDGEPLPVTDRGPPREAREPRAGGFGGAPDRGGPQRQLTGERSSGTVKFFNAMKGFGFIQRDDGQPDAFVHISAVERAGMAALNEGDRLDFELEVDRRGKYAAVNLQSKAE comes from the coding sequence ATGAGTTTTGATAGAGGTCGCCGCGGCGGGCGCGGCAAGGACAAGCGCGACGGTTTCGGCGACGACAATTTCTACGATCAGGGCGGCCGCGGCGGCGGTGGCTTCGGCGGCGGCTTCGGTGGCGGCGATCGCTTTGGCGGCGGTGGCGGCGGCTTCGGCGGTGATCGTGGAGGTTTTGGCGGCGGTGATCGCGGCGGCGGCTTTGGCGGTGGTCGCAGTGGCGGCGGCTTCGGCGGCGGCGGCGGCGGTGGTTTCGGCGGTGGCGGCGGCGGTGGTCGCGGCATGCCTGCCCAGGTCGTCGGCGAAGGCAAGGGCGTCGTAAAATTCTTCAACGGACAGAAGGGCTTCGGCTTTATCGTTCGTGACGATGGCGGCGAAGACGTGTTCGTGCACATCAGCGCCGTCGAGCAGGCCGGCCTGACCGGTCTGGCCGAAGGACAGCCGCTCGGCTTCACCCTGGTCGATCGTGGCGGCAAGGTGTCGGCGACCGATCTGGTGATCGACGGCGAACCGCTCCCCGTCACCGATCGCGGTCCGCCGCGTGAAGCGCGCGAACCGCGCGCCGGTGGTTTCGGTGGCGCGCCCGATCGTGGCGGCCCGCAGCGTCAGCTGACCGGCGAGCGCTCCAGCGGTACGGTGAAGTTCTTCAACGCGATGAAGGGCTTCGGCTTCATTCAGCGCGATGATGGCCAGCCCGACGCCTTCGTCCATATCAGCGCCGTCGAACGCGCCGGCATGGCCGCCCTGAACGAGGGCGACCGTCTCGACTTCGAACTGGAAGTCGATCGTCGCGGCAAATATGCGGCGGTGAATCTCCAGTCGAAGGCCGAATAA
- a CDS encoding cob(I)yrinic acid a,c-diamide adenosyltransferase: protein MVKLNKIYTRTGDNGTTGLVDGSRLPKHAPRMQAVGDVDEANSAIGLAVVALGERPEAAWLTVIQNDLFDLGADLATPVPEGADEPWALRIIPSQVTRLEQQIDTMNADLAPLDSFILPGGSPAAAAVHLARAITRRAERSATAAAVEVALNSQALAYLNRLSDLLFVLARRLNDNGAADVKWVPGASR from the coding sequence ATGGTCAAGCTGAACAAGATCTACACCCGGACCGGGGACAATGGGACGACAGGTCTGGTCGATGGATCGCGTCTGCCCAAGCACGCGCCGCGGATGCAGGCCGTGGGCGATGTCGATGAAGCGAACAGCGCGATCGGACTGGCCGTCGTCGCCTTGGGCGAGCGGCCCGAAGCCGCCTGGCTGACCGTCATCCAGAACGACCTGTTCGACCTGGGCGCCGACCTGGCGACGCCGGTTCCCGAAGGCGCGGACGAACCCTGGGCGTTGCGCATCATTCCCAGTCAGGTGACCCGGCTGGAGCAGCAGATCGATACGATGAACGCCGATCTCGCCCCGCTCGACAGCTTCATCCTGCCGGGCGGTTCTCCCGCTGCGGCGGCCGTCCACCTCGCCCGCGCGATCACCCGCCGGGCCGAGCGCAGCGCAACCGCCGCGGCCGTGGAGGTGGCGCTTAACAGCCAGGCGCTGGCCTATCTCAACCGGCTGTCGGACCTGCTGTTCGTGCTGGCGCGCCGCCTGAACGACAATGGCGCGGCCGACGTCAAATGGGTGCCGGGCGCGTCGCGCTGA
- a CDS encoding ribonuclease D: protein MTVHFHEEDLPAGVLAPGPIAIDTETMGLITPRDRLCVVQISDGKGDEHLVRFKPGSDYAAPNLKAVLADPERLKLYHFGRFDLAAIKHYLGVVAAPVYCTKIASRLIRTYTDRHGLKELVRELLGQDISKQQQSSDWGGPVLSDAQKDYAASDVRYLHALKAELDKRLIREGRMELAQACFDFLPHRAELDLAGWPEIDIFAHM, encoded by the coding sequence ATGACCGTTCATTTCCATGAAGAAGATCTGCCCGCCGGCGTGCTCGCCCCCGGCCCGATCGCCATCGATACCGAAACCATGGGGCTGATCACCCCGCGCGACCGCCTGTGCGTGGTCCAGATCAGCGATGGCAAGGGCGACGAGCATCTCGTCCGCTTCAAGCCCGGCAGCGATTATGCCGCGCCCAATCTGAAGGCGGTGCTGGCCGATCCCGAGCGGCTGAAACTTTATCATTTCGGCCGGTTCGACCTGGCCGCGATCAAACATTATCTGGGCGTGGTCGCCGCGCCCGTCTATTGCACCAAAATCGCCTCGCGCCTGATCCGCACCTATACCGACCGGCACGGCCTGAAGGAACTGGTCCGTGAGCTGCTGGGCCAGGACATCAGCAAGCAACAGCAGTCGAGCGACTGGGGCGGCCCCGTCCTGTCCGACGCGCAGAAGGATTATGCCGCGTCCGACGTGCGCTATCTCCATGCGCTCAAGGCCGAGCTGGACAAGCGGCTGATCCGTGAAGGGCGGATGGAACTGGCCCAGGCCTGTTTCGATTTCCTGCCCCATCGCGCCGAGCTCGACCTGGCGGGATGGCCGGAGATCGACATCTTCGCGCATATGTAA
- a CDS encoding DUF1176 domain-containing protein, giving the protein MGAKDFFMVALAALGWSGAVSAQAPATQARALPPKPAALETYKDWTIGCDNRNRCETVSLLPDGGAWPDSPVMVGVVREAGPDAAAEVWVSRDTNSGGEISIHVDGRRVASAMSRDGDATIRGPQAAALAIAMARGSALELRMGNRSLGKPSLAGSGAALRYMDARQGRAGTSTALVATGPLGPLAVRAAPAAPVIKRAPLPAATAPAALWREELTALGKFTRCADEMKGAEPPQLYRLSRTETLILVPCGSGAYNFTSVPVIATGDAGRRAFRLASFDLKPGWSEEEARPMLVNVGWTADKLRLDSFAKGRGIGDCGGSEAYVWDGTRFRLIEATSMGECRGAWHWIRTWSAQVAE; this is encoded by the coding sequence ATGGGGGCAAAAGATTTTTTCATGGTCGCTCTGGCGGCCCTAGGCTGGTCGGGTGCCGTGTCCGCGCAGGCGCCTGCGACGCAGGCAAGGGCGCTGCCGCCTAAGCCGGCCGCGCTGGAAACCTATAAGGACTGGACCATCGGCTGCGACAATCGCAACCGATGCGAAACCGTGTCGCTATTGCCCGACGGCGGCGCGTGGCCGGATAGTCCGGTCATGGTCGGCGTCGTGCGCGAAGCCGGACCCGATGCCGCCGCCGAAGTCTGGGTCAGTCGCGACACTAATAGCGGGGGCGAGATCAGCATCCATGTCGACGGACGCCGTGTCGCCAGCGCCATGAGCCGTGACGGCGACGCCACCATAAGAGGGCCGCAGGCCGCCGCGCTCGCCATCGCCATGGCGCGCGGCAGCGCGCTGGAATTGCGCATGGGCAATCGCTCGCTGGGCAAGCCGTCGCTGGCCGGGTCCGGGGCGGCCCTGCGCTATATGGACGCGCGGCAGGGGCGGGCCGGGACCAGCACCGCGCTGGTCGCCACCGGCCCGCTCGGACCGCTCGCGGTGCGCGCTGCGCCCGCTGCGCCGGTCATCAAACGGGCGCCCTTGCCCGCTGCGACCGCGCCCGCCGCGCTGTGGCGGGAGGAACTGACCGCCCTGGGTAAATTCACCCGCTGCGCCGACGAGATGAAGGGCGCGGAGCCGCCGCAACTCTATCGCCTGTCGCGCACCGAAACGCTGATCCTGGTCCCCTGCGGCAGCGGCGCCTATAATTTCACCTCGGTCCCCGTCATCGCCACCGGCGATGCCGGCCGCCGCGCGTTTCGCCTGGCCAGTTTCGATCTGAAGCCGGGCTGGAGCGAGGAAGAAGCCCGGCCGATGCTGGTCAATGTCGGCTGGACTGCCGACAAGCTGCGGCTCGACAGCTTCGCCAAGGGGCGCGGAATCGGCGATTGCGGCGGCAGCGAAGCCTATGTCTGGGACGGCACCCGCTTCCGCCTGATCGAGGCAACCAGCATGGGCGAATGCCGCGGCGCATGGCATTGGATCAGGACATGGTCCGCGCAGGTGGCGGAATAA
- a CDS encoding NupC/NupG family nucleoside CNT transporter: MHLLIGLAGILLILAIAFALSSDRRAIRPRVVGAAFLLQAGIAILVLYVPAGRAIIGGMSRGVANLLSYAQAGTDFIFGPLAKPEIGGASFAIAALPVIIFFASLVSILYYLGIMQFIVRWVGGAIEWVTGVSKVESLCAAANIFVGQSESPLVIRPYLAGLTPPQLFTVMTSGMAGVAGTILAAYASMGIKIDYLLAASFMAAPGGLLMAKIMMPDPRVPVQGELPLGDHPDLPLPDTRISGVGPAALLPEGTPGEPMPVATHDEERPANLIMAAAQGAQTGVKLAVAVGAMVLAFVALVALANGILGGIGAWFGYPTLSFQMLLGYLFQPVMYLLNIPWAEAQVAGGLFGTKVVLNEFVAYINLGQVQGALSPATIAIITFALCGFANFSSIAIQMAVTGNLAPNQRPMIAKLGLKALVAGSLANLMSAALAGLMLSL, from the coding sequence ATGCATCTTCTCATCGGCCTTGCCGGCATTCTCCTGATCCTCGCCATCGCTTTCGCCTTGTCCTCCGATCGTCGCGCCATCCGTCCGCGCGTCGTAGGCGCTGCTTTCCTGTTGCAGGCGGGGATCGCCATTCTGGTCCTTTATGTGCCGGCGGGTCGCGCGATCATCGGCGGCATGTCCAGGGGCGTGGCCAACCTGCTCAGCTATGCGCAGGCGGGGACGGATTTCATCTTCGGTCCGCTCGCGAAGCCCGAAATCGGCGGGGCCAGCTTCGCCATCGCCGCGCTGCCGGTCATCATCTTCTTCGCCAGCCTGGTGTCGATCCTCTATTATCTGGGGATCATGCAGTTCATCGTCCGCTGGGTCGGCGGCGCGATCGAATGGGTGACGGGCGTGTCCAAGGTGGAAAGCCTGTGCGCGGCCGCCAACATCTTCGTGGGGCAGAGCGAAAGCCCGCTCGTCATCCGCCCCTATCTCGCCGGCCTCACCCCGCCGCAACTGTTCACGGTGATGACCAGCGGCATGGCGGGCGTCGCGGGCACCATCCTGGCCGCCTATGCGTCGATGGGGATCAAGATCGACTATCTGCTGGCGGCCAGCTTCATGGCGGCCCCCGGTGGCCTGCTGATGGCCAAGATCATGATGCCCGACCCGCGCGTGCCGGTGCAGGGCGAATTGCCGCTGGGCGACCATCCCGACCTCCCTCTGCCCGATACGCGGATCAGCGGGGTTGGCCCCGCCGCCTTGTTGCCCGAAGGCACGCCGGGCGAACCCATGCCGGTCGCCACCCATGACGAGGAACGGCCCGCCAACCTCATCATGGCCGCGGCGCAGGGTGCGCAGACAGGTGTCAAGCTCGCCGTCGCGGTCGGCGCGATGGTGCTGGCCTTCGTCGCGCTGGTGGCGCTCGCCAACGGCATATTGGGCGGCATCGGCGCGTGGTTCGGTTACCCGACGCTCAGTTTCCAGATGCTGCTGGGCTATCTCTTCCAGCCGGTCATGTATCTGCTCAACATCCCCTGGGCCGAAGCGCAGGTAGCGGGCGGCCTGTTCGGCACGAAGGTCGTCCTCAACGAATTTGTCGCCTATATCAACCTCGGCCAGGTGCAGGGCGCGCTGTCGCCCGCGACCATCGCCATCATCACCTTCGCGCTGTGCGGCTTCGCCAATTTCAGCTCGATCGCGATCCAGATGGCCGTCACCGGCAATCTCGCCCCCAACCAGCGGCCGATGATCGCGAAACTGGGGTTGAAGGCGCTGGTCGCCGGCAGCCTCGCCAACCTGATGAGCGCGGCGCTGGCGGGGCTTATGCTCAGCCTGTAA
- a CDS encoding LPS export ABC transporter periplasmic protein LptC → MSVQADQQRDVRRHWAQPGGSHDRLVALLKNWLPVAVGVLAALLATAPFTGGDKVSFVLDKNKVEVAKDRMRLTEALYRGEDSKGQPFSLRAGSAVQKSSREPIVDLNSMSARILLSDGPAVLTAQKGRYDMDTERVGIEGPVQFEAAGGYRLTTRDVGIDLKTRRMKSAGRVDGRIPIGTFSGDHLEADMAARTVTLNGRASLRIEQNGLKGRN, encoded by the coding sequence ATGTCCGTCCAGGCCGATCAACAACGCGACGTCCGCCGCCATTGGGCGCAGCCGGGCGGCAGCCATGATCGGCTGGTCGCGCTGCTCAAAAACTGGCTGCCGGTCGCGGTCGGCGTGCTGGCCGCGCTGCTGGCGACCGCGCCCTTCACCGGCGGCGACAAGGTCAGCTTCGTCCTCGACAAGAACAAGGTCGAGGTGGCGAAGGACCGGATGCGCCTGACCGAGGCGCTGTATCGCGGCGAGGACAGCAAGGGCCAGCCCTTCTCCCTGCGCGCCGGATCGGCGGTGCAGAAAAGCTCGCGCGAGCCGATCGTGGACCTCAACAGCATGTCGGCCCGCATCCTGTTGTCGGACGGCCCCGCCGTGCTGACCGCGCAAAAGGGGCGATACGACATGGACACCGAACGGGTCGGTATCGAAGGGCCGGTGCAGTTCGAGGCGGCGGGCGGATACCGCCTGACCACGCGCGACGTCGGCATCGACCTCAAGACCCGGCGGATGAAGAGCGCGGGCCGGGTAGACGGCCGCATTCCGATCGGCACCTTCAGCGGCGACCATCTGGAAGCGGACATGGCCGCGCGCACGGTGACATTGAATGGCCGGGCAAGCTTGCGTATCGAGCAAAATGGCCTCAAAGGGCGAAACTGA
- a CDS encoding twin transmembrane helix small protein: MNTILVIALILAMIATLVALIRGIIAFLQTTKEELNLPEGAVRPSSLKQNKMMMNRILFQAAAIIIVAILLIAKGHG, translated from the coding sequence ATGAACACCATCCTCGTCATCGCCCTGATCCTTGCCATGATCGCCACGCTGGTCGCGCTGATCCGGGGCATCATCGCCTTCCTCCAGACCACGAAGGAGGAACTGAACCTGCCCGAAGGCGCGGTCCGGCCGTCCAGCCTGAAGCAGAACAAGATGATGATGAACCGCATCCTGTTCCAGGCCGCGGCGATCATCATCGTCGCGATCCTGCTGATCGCCAAGGGGCATGGCTGA
- the egtD gene encoding L-histidine N(alpha)-methyltransferase encodes MLLTEDAPNIARSIDPAFRHDIVTGLSRSPKATPPTWFYDRRGSELFEAITDLPEYYPTRTETALLARHGVDFAAAVGKGRAVVEFGAGSARKTPHLLRAIAPAAYVPIDISGDFLHASSAALAAAFPGLPVLPVVGDFNRPLALPGAIEDLPRLGFFPGSTIGNMEPDAAVDLLRAMRRLLGDGAKLLIGMDRIKDRDRLIAAYDDAQGVTAAFNLNLVERINRELEGDLPIESFVHRAIWNDDKARIEMHLEALRSLHFHVAGQCFHMDAGETIHTESSHKYGARDERLLLRAGGWEPAAEWIDDEGLFALVLADAG; translated from the coding sequence ATGTTGCTGACCGAGGACGCCCCCAACATCGCCCGGTCGATCGACCCGGCCTTCCGTCATGATATCGTTACGGGCCTGTCGCGCAGCCCCAAGGCGACGCCGCCGACATGGTTCTACGACCGGCGCGGGTCGGAACTGTTCGAAGCGATCACCGACCTGCCCGAATATTATCCCACCCGCACCGAAACCGCCCTGCTCGCCCGTCATGGCGTGGACTTCGCCGCGGCGGTCGGCAAAGGGCGCGCGGTGGTGGAGTTCGGCGCGGGCAGCGCGCGCAAGACGCCGCATCTGCTGCGCGCCATCGCGCCCGCCGCCTATGTGCCGATCGACATTAGCGGGGATTTCCTGCACGCGAGCAGCGCGGCGCTGGCGGCGGCCTTTCCCGGCCTGCCGGTGCTGCCGGTGGTGGGTGACTTCAACCGGCCGCTGGCCCTGCCCGGTGCGATCGAGGATTTGCCGCGGCTGGGCTTCTTCCCCGGATCGACGATCGGCAATATGGAGCCGGATGCGGCGGTCGACCTGCTGCGGGCGATGCGCCGGCTGCTGGGCGATGGGGCCAAGCTGCTGATCGGCATGGACCGGATCAAGGATCGCGACAGGCTGATCGCAGCCTATGACGATGCGCAAGGCGTGACCGCGGCCTTCAACCTCAATCTGGTCGAGCGCATCAATCGCGAGTTGGAGGGCGACCTGCCGATCGAGAGTTTCGTCCATCGCGCGATCTGGAACGACGACAAGGCGCGGATCGAAATGCATCTGGAGGCGCTGCGGTCGCTGCATTTCCACGTCGCGGGTCAATGTTTCCACATGGACGCGGGCGAGACGATCCACACCGAGAGCAGCCACAAATATGGCGCGCGCGACGAACGGCTGCTGCTGCGGGCCGGCGGATGGGAACCGGCCGCGGAATGGATCGACGATGAAGGGCTGTTCGCGCTGGTGCTGGCGGACGCGGGTTAG